A single genomic interval of Daucus carota subsp. sativus chromosome 1, DH1 v3.0, whole genome shotgun sequence harbors:
- the LOC108222026 gene encoding uncharacterized protein LOC108222026: MAKTKKELLASAPWRGQEEEKFKDAKLKATRNQSGSTMHLHRKKNNGVEKTYEDDSITELDPQLRYSFQRNYQFLQSVFSIDTIVKPLPPAMAYNVSRNLSFFTRIFTQFFDPEGISNAQKSLGLGQEEKVRQVR, translated from the exons ATGGCGAAAACAAAGAAAGAGCTGCTGGCGTCAGCGCCATGGAGAGGACAAGAAGAGGAGAAATTCAAAGACGCAAAGCTAAAGGCGACAAGAAACCAGTCAGGTTCAACCATGCATCTTCATCGCAAGAAAAACAATGGTGTTGAGAAAACATATGAAGATGATTCAATCACTGAATTGGATCCTCAACTTCGTTACTCTTTTCAGCGCAATTACCAG TTTCTTCAGAGCGTGTTCAGTATCGACACTATTGTCAAACCTCTTCCTCCTGCAATGGCATATAATGTTTCTCGCAACTTGAGTTTCTTTACGCGCATCTTTACCCAGTTCTTCG ATCCAGAAGGAATTTCAAATGCTCAAAAATCACTTGGACTGGGACAAGAAGAAAAAGTCCGTCAAGTTCGttaa